A genome region from Sphingobacteriaceae bacterium GW460-11-11-14-LB5 includes the following:
- a CDS encoding 3-oxoacyl-ACP synthase, translated as MSRAINTVITGTGSYIPQNIISGREFLNSTFFENGNRLEKENAEIIDKFSEITEIVERRYACPEQLSNHIGAKAAEKAIENAGIDKETLDYIIFCHNFGDIPLGSNRIDILPSLASKVKQQLGIENPDCVAYDIIFGCPGWVQGAIQADYYIKSGDAKRVMVIGAETLSRIIDPHDRDSMIFSDGAGAVIFEAEESAEKRGILAHKTETHAVNHGNLLTMGKGSHPDETSGNFYLKMNGRKLYEFAVIQVPQVIKKAIDKAGLSVEDVNIVFVHQANGKMDTAIMKRLFKLYGKDTVPENLVPMTISWLGNSSVATVPTLLDLVLKGEVKGYKVKAGDVAVFASVGAGMHINAFIHRF; from the coding sequence ATGAGCAGAGCAATAAATACGGTAATTACCGGCACTGGAAGTTATATCCCACAGAATATTATTTCTGGTCGTGAATTCTTAAATTCTACGTTTTTTGAGAATGGTAACCGATTGGAGAAAGAGAATGCAGAGATCATTGACAAATTCTCTGAAATTACGGAAATCGTAGAAAGACGCTACGCCTGCCCCGAGCAGTTAAGCAATCATATCGGCGCAAAAGCTGCAGAAAAAGCCATTGAAAATGCAGGTATTGATAAAGAAACTTTAGACTATATTATATTCTGCCATAATTTTGGTGATATCCCTTTGGGTAGCAACCGCATTGATATTTTGCCGTCTTTAGCTTCAAAGGTGAAACAACAGTTAGGAATTGAGAATCCAGACTGCGTTGCCTACGACATCATTTTTGGTTGCCCGGGTTGGGTTCAGGGTGCAATACAGGCAGATTATTATATTAAAAGCGGCGATGCAAAACGTGTTATGGTGATTGGTGCAGAAACCTTAAGCCGTATTATCGATCCGCATGACCGTGATAGCATGATTTTTTCGGATGGTGCCGGAGCGGTAATTTTCGAAGCAGAAGAATCAGCAGAAAAAAGAGGAATATTAGCACATAAAACAGAAACACACGCCGTTAATCATGGTAATTTACTCACCATGGGTAAAGGATCTCATCCCGATGAGACCAGCGGAAACTTTTACCTGAAAATGAATGGGCGTAAGCTGTACGAATTTGCGGTAATCCAGGTACCCCAGGTAATTAAAAAAGCCATTGATAAAGCGGGTTTGAGTGTTGAAGATGTAAATATTGTATTCGTTCACCAGGCCAACGGCAAAATGGATACCGCTATCATGAAACGTTTGTTCAAACTTTATGGTAAAGATACGGTGCCTGAAAATTTGGTTCCAATGACGATTTCATGGTTAGGAAACAGTTCGGTTGCCACTGTGCCAACCTTATTAGACCTGGTATTAAAAGGCGAAGTTAAAGGCTATAAAGTTAAGGCTGGCGATGTAGCTGTTTTTGCTTCAGTAGGAGCAGGGATGCACATTAATGCTTTTATACACCGCTTCTAA
- a CDS encoding histidine kinase encodes MCFAQQGNPILIDTAKKFNISKHGYFYEDKNLNLSIDSIIKYKQAGKLLPLTPGKVFSKGYTQSYYWVAFDIENTLNQSVHLMFKEQSSSINQLQLFKVDQQGKIYPLGLTGDHFPFKQRPYRNRSFIYPMVLLPHEKATFYLWADKRGQNMYMPISIGRDVDIIQAEIPQHTLFGFYTGIFVFAVIFNLLLFASVRDNIHLYYAIYIFCTLIFILEEEGLAFQWFYPNLPGLQDYMRLIMASLSCGLLIQVMQLFVNQNSTNSRLYRFTNYYKKFCWAMSIIPVFMLFKSFILLEKTVFYINNFLALLTVIIIIICVVERIRAGYKLGWYYFIATVMLLFGVFNYVFNTLGLTNFNLLKPNGLVVGLTAEIIFLSFALTQRYNFLKKEKEILLEEKSKHQVDLADGIFNAQEDERTRLARDLHDDLGGTLSIIKLNITAFQHKVLKLTENDRVFYDQTIGMIEKACADLREISHNLMPKNFEQYGLIETLNEHFRTLNHSGKIAFEFVFQVEHPIESGMEITIYRIVNELVNNIIRHSFASKATIQILSFDERISIMAEDNGIGFNPDKDKKGLGMQNILSRVNYLNGKIHVDSNQNGTTTTIDIPLK; translated from the coding sequence ATGTGCTTTGCACAACAGGGCAACCCAATTTTAATCGATACGGCTAAAAAATTCAATATTAGCAAACATGGCTATTTTTATGAGGATAAAAATTTAAACCTCAGTATCGATTCTATTATAAAATATAAACAGGCCGGTAAACTCTTGCCATTAACACCAGGAAAAGTTTTTAGTAAAGGTTACACCCAATCTTATTACTGGGTTGCTTTTGATATCGAAAATACCTTAAATCAATCGGTGCACCTCATGTTTAAGGAGCAGAGCTCAAGCATTAACCAGCTCCAGCTATTTAAAGTAGATCAGCAGGGAAAGATTTATCCCTTAGGCTTAACAGGCGATCATTTTCCTTTTAAGCAACGCCCTTATCGCAACAGAAGTTTTATTTATCCAATGGTTCTTTTACCGCATGAAAAAGCCACTTTTTATTTGTGGGCCGATAAACGAGGACAGAACATGTACATGCCAATATCAATCGGACGCGATGTTGATATTATTCAGGCGGAAATTCCGCAGCACACGCTGTTTGGTTTCTACACGGGCATTTTTGTTTTTGCTGTGATTTTTAACCTGTTGTTGTTTGCTTCTGTTAGAGATAATATCCACCTGTATTATGCCATTTACATTTTTTGCACCCTAATTTTTATCCTGGAAGAGGAGGGACTGGCCTTTCAATGGTTCTATCCAAATTTACCAGGTCTCCAGGATTATATGCGCTTAATAATGGCATCACTAAGCTGTGGCCTGTTAATCCAGGTGATGCAGCTGTTTGTTAACCAAAACAGCACCAATAGCCGATTATACCGCTTTACCAACTATTATAAAAAGTTTTGCTGGGCCATGTCCATCATTCCGGTATTTATGCTGTTCAAATCATTTATTCTCTTAGAGAAAACGGTTTTTTACATTAACAATTTTCTTGCGCTCCTTACGGTAATCATTATTATTATCTGTGTAGTGGAAAGGATAAGGGCAGGTTATAAGTTGGGCTGGTATTATTTTATTGCAACTGTAATGTTATTATTTGGGGTTTTTAACTATGTTTTTAACACCTTAGGGCTTACCAACTTTAACCTATTAAAGCCAAATGGCTTAGTGGTGGGTTTAACCGCCGAAATCATTTTCCTTTCATTTGCTTTAACACAACGTTATAACTTTCTAAAAAAAGAAAAAGAAATCCTTTTGGAAGAAAAAAGCAAACATCAGGTAGACCTCGCAGATGGTATTTTTAATGCGCAGGAAGATGAACGCACGCGTTTGGCCCGCGATCTTCATGATGACCTCGGCGGCACACTTTCCATAATAAAACTGAATATCACCGCTTTTCAGCACAAAGTTTTAAAACTTACTGAAAATGACCGCGTATTTTATGACCAGACCATTGGCATGATTGAAAAGGCATGCGCCGATTTAAGGGAAATATCGCACAATTTAATGCCGAAAAACTTTGAGCAATATGGTCTGATTGAAACCTTGAATGAGCATTTCAGAACCCTGAACCACTCTGGTAAAATTGCATTCGAATTTGTTTTCCAGGTTGAACACCCTATTGAAAGCGGAATGGAAATTACCATATACCGGATTGTTAACGAACTGGTAAACAATATCATTAGGCATTCTTTTGCTTCAAAGGCAACCATACAGATTTTATCTTTCGACGAAAGAATTAGCATTATGGCCGAAGATAATGGCATTGGTTTTAATCCCGATAAAGACAAAAAGGGTTTAGGGATGCAAAATATCCTATCGAGGGTAAATTACCTTAACGGCAAAATCCATGTCGACAGTAATCAAAACGGTACCACAACAACTATTGATATTCCGCTAAAATAA